From the Leptotrichia sp. oral taxon 221 genome, one window contains:
- the hisB gene encoding imidazoleglycerol-phosphate dehydratase HisB has translation MRKSKIERNTFETKIKVELNIDGTGKYENNTGVGFLDHMLDLFAKHGRFDLKVYCDGDTQVDDHHSTEDIGIALGKGFYEALGDLKGVKRYGNFLLPMDEALTLVAVDLSGRYFLNFDVNIPTEKVGTFDTELVEEFFIGFTRHLNATLHIKNMAGTNSHHIIESIFKGVARALAEAVSIDEKYKDEIPSTKGVLV, from the coding sequence ATGAGAAAATCTAAAATTGAAAGAAATACATTTGAAACTAAAATAAAAGTTGAACTTAATATTGATGGAACTGGGAAATATGAGAATAATACGGGAGTTGGATTTTTGGATCACATGCTTGACTTGTTTGCAAAACATGGAAGATTTGACTTGAAGGTTTATTGTGATGGAGATACACAAGTTGATGATCATCACAGTACGGAAGATATTGGGATTGCGCTTGGAAAAGGTTTTTATGAGGCTTTGGGAGATTTAAAAGGTGTTAAGAGATATGGGAACTTTCTTTTGCCAATGGATGAGGCGTTAACATTGGTTGCAGTTGATTTGAGTGGGAGATATTTTTTGAATTTTGATGTAAATATTCCGACTGAAAAAGTAGGAACTTTTGATACTGAATTGGTGGAAGAGTTTTTTATTGGATTTACACGGCACTTAAATGCGACATTGCATATAAAGAATATGGCTGGAACGAATTCACATCATATAATTGAGTCAATTTTTAAGGGAGTTGCTAGGGCCTTGGCAGAAGCAGTGAGTATTGATGAAAAGTACAAAGATGAGATTCCGTCAACTAAAGGAGTTTTAGTTTAA
- a CDS encoding site-specific integrase, whose translation MPVYYNADKKTWYAMFYAKDYKGVNKKYKKTGFKKKKEAQEYEYEFKKKIAKSLNMSFQSLYELYFEDYSKRHKPTAVNTVQTFFKLHILPFFGDVEVNKITSYMIREWQNEMLDKENENGKLFSENSKANIYASLKSMFNWATRYQGLNENPCKNMGAFGSKKNRTEMKIWSVDDFNKFIEILELENKEKNEKYSDFIIVFKILFWTGLRIGEVLALTEEDIDLHNKFIDVNKTVSYVNKKYHITTPKTMGSIRKVTLPENLISDLKLYFSSDKFSKNKNKNIKHLGVFNLKSSQLRYVLEKYSLRTNLPKIRLHDFRHSHASYLLFIKADITAVSKRLGHDNLQTTINTYSHLYKDANEQLMKKLNNS comes from the coding sequence ATGCCAGTTTATTATAATGCGGATAAAAAGACATGGTATGCGATGTTTTATGCTAAAGATTACAAGGGTGTAAATAAAAAATACAAAAAGACTGGGTTTAAGAAGAAAAAAGAAGCTCAAGAATATGAATATGAATTTAAGAAAAAAATTGCTAAGTCTTTAAATATGTCATTTCAATCGTTGTATGAACTTTATTTTGAGGATTATAGTAAAAGACATAAACCGACTGCTGTTAATACTGTCCAAACTTTTTTTAAATTACATATATTGCCATTTTTTGGAGATGTTGAAGTTAATAAGATTACTTCGTATATGATTCGTGAATGGCAAAACGAAATGCTGGATAAAGAGAATGAAAATGGTAAATTATTTAGCGAAAATTCTAAAGCTAATATTTATGCGTCATTAAAAAGTATGTTTAATTGGGCTACTAGATATCAAGGATTAAATGAAAATCCGTGTAAAAATATGGGTGCTTTTGGAAGTAAGAAAAATCGGACTGAAATGAAAATTTGGTCTGTCGATGATTTTAATAAATTTATCGAAATTTTGGAATTGGAAAATAAAGAAAAGAACGAAAAATATTCTGATTTTATAATTGTTTTTAAGATTTTATTTTGGACAGGACTTCGAATTGGTGAAGTTTTAGCCTTGACTGAGGAAGATATTGATTTGCATAACAAATTTATAGATGTGAATAAAACAGTTTCATATGTAAATAAAAAATACCATATAACAACACCTAAAACGATGGGATCAATAAGAAAGGTTACTTTGCCTGAAAACCTTATTTCTGATTTGAAATTATATTTTTCTTCTGATAAATTTTCTAAAAATAAAAACAAAAATATCAAACATTTAGGAGTTTTCAATTTAAAAAGTTCTCAACTTCGATATGTTTTAGAAAAATATAGTTTACGAACGAATTTACCAAAAATAAGACTACATGATTTTAGACACTCTCATGCTTCATACTTGTTATTTATTAAGGCTGATATTACTGCTGTTAGTAAAAGACTTGGCCACGATAATTTACAAACAACAATTAACACATATTCTCATTTGTACAAAGATGCGAACGAACAATTGATGAAAAAATTAAATAATAGTTGA
- a CDS encoding amino acid ABC transporter ATP-binding protein: MIKIENLKKQYGNNIVLKDISLEVEKGEAISVIGPSGSGKSTFLRCINGLEELSGGHILVDEFDLADENLNIDKYREKVGMVFQNFNLFPHLTVLQNITMAPVTLKKMTKSEAIKKGKELLDKVGLLEKSNVYPSSLSGGQKQRVAIARALAMEPEALLFDEPTSALDPEMVGEVLKVMKDLAKEGMTMIVVTHEMGFAREVCDRVVFMADGEIIEQGKPEEVFLNPKNDRTKNFLKVL; encoded by the coding sequence ATGATTAAAATAGAAAATTTGAAAAAGCAATATGGAAATAATATTGTTTTAAAAGATATAAGTTTAGAAGTAGAAAAAGGCGAAGCAATTAGTGTAATAGGACCTTCAGGTTCAGGTAAAAGTACTTTTCTTCGATGTATAAATGGTCTTGAAGAGTTATCTGGAGGACATATTTTGGTAGATGAGTTCGATTTAGCTGATGAAAATTTAAATATTGATAAATACAGGGAAAAAGTTGGAATGGTTTTTCAAAATTTCAATCTATTTCCACATTTAACAGTATTACAAAATATAACTATGGCTCCTGTAACATTAAAAAAGATGACAAAATCAGAAGCAATAAAAAAAGGGAAAGAATTACTAGATAAAGTTGGATTACTAGAAAAATCTAATGTATATCCTTCGAGTCTATCTGGTGGTCAAAAACAAAGAGTTGCCATTGCCAGAGCCTTAGCAATGGAGCCAGAAGCCTTATTATTTGACGAACCAACATCAGCATTAGATCCTGAAATGGTAGGAGAAGTTCTAAAAGTCATGAAAGATCTAGCTAAAGAAGGAATGACAATGATAGTAGTAACTCACGAAATGGGTTTCGCAAGAGAAGTATGCGATAGAGTAGTATTTATGGCAGATGGAGAAATTATCGAACAAGGAAAGCCAGAAGAAGTGTTTCTTAATCCTAAAAATGATAGAACAAAGAATTTTTTGAAAGTTTTATAG
- a CDS encoding ABC transporter substrate-binding protein/permease, whose amino-acid sequence MTRKRIFLPVILMIFTIFISCSKKNDVKNAHLKTGKKYIIAVDLIYPPFSFKENNVDKGIDVDLMKAIAKQQGFEVEIVPMDFGGIIPALESGQIDGAIAGANITEARKKVVDFSDPYYDTGIVAIVHKDNTTIKNGKDLVGKRLAVKSGTAGQKYTEENLKGKAEVRIYDDTVSMLKAVENKQADAAFEDLPVISYTLNQDPDTQLKVGTEKLTNVGNGFMVKKGSHQELVREFNQGLKTLRKNGEYKKIIDLYTKGKSSSEQGGIIGVINSYKEIITGYGFAFLRGLLITVYITVISLFFAVLIGLGVGYLNFIPTDKKNWHSKLIKTLQFLGREYIDLIRGTPLMVQTIFFYFGVVPLLPKLLKMIFHLSKEPGMLSPEVSGIIVIALNAGAFLSEIFRGGIQAIDKGQMEAARSLGLSFNKSMIKVILPQAIKNMIPAILNQFITSLKDTSLLVVIGVADLMKEGQVAYKNNFKTFETMLIVALIYYIVIKLLSKIFKKVEDKLKV is encoded by the coding sequence ATGACGAGAAAAAGGATTTTTTTACCAGTAATCTTAATGATTTTTACTATTTTTATATCTTGTAGTAAAAAGAATGATGTTAAAAATGCTCATCTAAAAACAGGTAAAAAATATATTATAGCAGTCGATTTAATTTATCCACCATTTTCTTTCAAAGAGAATAATGTAGATAAAGGAATTGATGTAGATTTAATGAAAGCAATTGCTAAACAGCAGGGATTTGAAGTTGAGATAGTTCCAATGGATTTTGGAGGAATTATTCCAGCACTTGAATCAGGGCAAATTGATGGAGCAATAGCGGGTGCTAATATTACAGAGGCTAGAAAAAAAGTTGTTGATTTTTCTGATCCTTACTATGATACAGGGATTGTTGCGATAGTTCATAAGGATAACACAACTATAAAAAATGGAAAGGATTTAGTTGGAAAAAGGTTAGCTGTTAAAAGTGGGACAGCAGGTCAAAAATATACTGAAGAAAATCTAAAAGGGAAGGCAGAAGTTAGAATTTATGATGATACAGTTTCGATGTTAAAAGCTGTTGAGAATAAACAAGCTGATGCTGCTTTTGAAGATTTACCAGTAATATCATATACACTAAATCAAGATCCTGATACTCAATTAAAAGTAGGAACTGAAAAATTAACAAATGTCGGTAATGGTTTTATGGTAAAAAAAGGTTCTCATCAAGAATTAGTTCGAGAATTTAATCAAGGTTTAAAAACTTTAAGAAAAAATGGTGAATATAAAAAAATTATCGATTTATATACAAAAGGAAAATCATCTTCAGAGCAAGGTGGAATTATAGGAGTTATAAATTCATACAAAGAAATTATAACTGGATATGGATTTGCGTTTTTAAGAGGATTGTTAATTACGGTTTATATTACAGTTATTTCATTATTTTTTGCAGTGTTAATTGGTTTAGGAGTAGGATATTTAAATTTTATTCCAACAGACAAAAAAAATTGGCATTCAAAATTGATAAAAACATTACAATTTCTGGGAAGAGAATACATCGATTTAATCAGAGGAACACCATTAATGGTCCAAACAATTTTCTTTTATTTTGGAGTTGTTCCTTTATTACCAAAACTTTTAAAAATGATTTTTCATTTATCAAAAGAACCTGGAATGTTATCGCCTGAAGTGTCAGGAATAATCGTAATAGCATTGAATGCTGGAGCCTTTTTATCAGAAATTTTTAGAGGTGGAATACAAGCAATAGATAAAGGGCAAATGGAAGCAGCAAGAAGTTTGGGATTATCATTTAATAAATCTATGATAAAAGTTATTTTACCACAAGCAATTAAAAACATGATTCCAGCAATTTTAAATCAGTTTATTACGTCATTAAAGGATACTTCGCTATTAGTAGTTATCGGAGTCGCTGATTTAATGAAAGAAGGTCAGGTTGCTTACAAAAATAATTTTAAAACTTTTGAAACGATGTTGATAGTAGCATTAATTTACTATATAGTAATAAAATTATTGTCAAAAATCTTTAAGAAAGTTGAGGACAAGTTAAAAGTATGA
- a CDS encoding DUF3427 domain-containing protein, whose product MKRNILMRKSVNIGNTSYLENEDEKETNNRTLEISEYKENLEFEVLESFSEKIKGFIESSDYQKVIEFTEKQLYFLNLISDSSHFSNFDYDVNYDKNDKKIDDMDFHFELPLKRQNNEIIGNINEFITNEKLQFRNFFTYLKQELLSCKKFYFIVSFIRYSGIQLLISVLDELEEKGVCGEIITSVYLNITDSKALKKLLEYKNIKVKIYNNSSESFHTKAYFFEKEKYHSVIIGSSNISQSALYSAEEWNVKLTNSSFFDIFGKSLKQFETLWKSNEAIELTEDFVREYENYKSNISIQGTFDYRNSKEKKNHFEPNSMQKKALEKLMTTRKKGNKKGLVIAATGTGKTFLAAMDIKNFYNNKSNVENEIEKLFNNHKTNKENIKNGKILFIAHREELLENAMNVFSKILNIHKQNLGRIFAGKKEFDKKMVFATIQSLRNCYEEFEREHFDYVVVDEFHHSSSDSYVKVLEHFEPQFLLGLTATPKRMDGKDILELCDYNVVEEINIKEALEEDLIVPFHYFGINDYLVDYSKIPYRNGKYDEEKLLENLMLNRRTDYIVEKIKKFGFDGDKLSGVAFCQNIEHAFFMKEEFKKKGYKADTITAQTNSNKRTEILEKFKNKEIEILCVVDILNEGIDIPTINLLLFLRPTMSSTIFIQQIGRGLRKAKNKDFVTIIDFIGNHKKDYLLINYFSSEVDNKDTLFTKKEKIINEIKNQFSNIPKSCYVELDRICQNRIIEKIEKINFSSKNILKEMYLDYKAEIGKSEDEFLQVRDFDTHIELFQELCLKMHSFYNAQLQFEDSKVFKKENEKNPLNKTEIGFLEYLEKKLTLVEPFTFLIIDYLATGKEYINNNDLLNKYKEFFDIKGNFEKNYLLNRIFEELTEDEILEKTLYGYKFSKKYEKLFSNGKLNEKSTIKSNQKVNKSNFINRLKQLIYLGLNEFKRNDLDEFNENILISYKEYKRVELQILLDSKVPKGSWRAGYANTDKDICLFATIDKTHIFQENLKYDNSLFADDIIQWISQPKTSHNSSVGQMFIHHKEKGFKVHIFIRKYAFMNGNKTNPFIYLGNAQYYSSQGDKPMKILWELDKKIPQKLIYELYNF is encoded by the coding sequence GTGAAAAGAAATATTTTAATGAGAAAATCGGTTAATATAGGTAACACGAGTTATTTGGAAAATGAAGATGAAAAAGAAACTAATAATAGAACTTTAGAAATATCAGAATATAAAGAAAATTTAGAATTTGAGGTTTTAGAAAGTTTTTCAGAGAAAATTAAAGGTTTTATAGAATCAAGTGACTATCAAAAGGTTATTGAATTTACTGAAAAACAGCTTTATTTTCTGAATTTAATTTCTGATTCTTCCCATTTTTCTAATTTTGATTATGATGTTAATTATGATAAAAATGATAAAAAAATTGATGATATGGATTTTCATTTCGAACTGCCATTAAAAAGACAAAATAATGAAATAATTGGAAATATTAATGAATTTATTACTAATGAAAAGTTGCAATTTCGTAATTTTTTTACATATTTGAAACAAGAATTGTTAAGTTGTAAGAAATTTTATTTTATTGTGAGTTTTATAAGGTATTCCGGGATTCAGCTTTTAATTAGTGTTCTGGATGAGCTTGAAGAAAAGGGAGTTTGTGGTGAGATTATAACTTCTGTTTATTTGAATATCACGGATTCTAAGGCTCTGAAAAAGCTTTTGGAGTATAAGAATATTAAAGTTAAGATTTATAATAATTCAAGTGAAAGTTTTCATACGAAAGCATATTTTTTTGAAAAAGAGAAATATCACAGCGTGATAATTGGGTCGTCGAATATTAGTCAAAGTGCTTTGTATTCTGCAGAGGAATGGAATGTGAAACTAACGAATAGTAGTTTTTTTGATATTTTTGGAAAATCGTTAAAGCAGTTTGAGACTTTATGGAAAAGTAATGAAGCGATTGAATTGACTGAAGATTTTGTGAGAGAGTATGAAAACTACAAGAGTAACATTTCTATTCAAGGAACATTTGATTATAGAAACTCGAAGGAAAAGAAAAATCATTTTGAGCCTAACAGTATGCAGAAAAAAGCATTGGAAAAGTTGATGACTACTAGAAAAAAAGGTAATAAAAAGGGCCTTGTAATTGCTGCTACTGGTACTGGGAAAACTTTTCTAGCAGCAATGGATATTAAAAATTTTTATAATAATAAATCAAATGTTGAAAATGAAATTGAAAAACTGTTCAATAATCACAAAACAAATAAAGAAAATATCAAAAATGGAAAAATTCTATTTATTGCACATCGAGAAGAACTTCTAGAAAATGCAATGAACGTTTTTTCAAAGATTTTGAATATTCATAAACAAAATTTGGGGAGAATTTTTGCAGGAAAGAAGGAATTTGATAAAAAAATGGTGTTTGCAACAATTCAATCATTACGAAATTGCTACGAAGAATTTGAAAGAGAGCATTTTGATTATGTTGTTGTTGATGAATTTCATCATTCGAGTTCGGATAGCTATGTTAAAGTATTGGAGCATTTTGAGCCACAATTTTTACTTGGTTTGACTGCAACGCCAAAAAGAATGGATGGGAAAGACATTCTAGAATTATGTGATTACAATGTAGTAGAAGAAATTAATATTAAAGAGGCTCTTGAAGAAGATTTGATAGTTCCTTTTCATTATTTTGGAATAAATGATTATTTAGTTGATTATAGTAAAATTCCGTATAGAAATGGAAAATATGATGAGGAAAAATTATTAGAAAATTTAATGTTAAATAGACGAACAGACTATATTGTTGAAAAAATTAAAAAATTTGGGTTTGATGGTGATAAATTGAGCGGTGTTGCGTTTTGTCAGAATATTGAACATGCTTTTTTTATGAAAGAAGAATTTAAGAAAAAAGGCTACAAAGCTGATACAATAACAGCTCAAACTAATTCTAATAAAAGAACAGAAATTTTAGAAAAATTCAAAAACAAGGAAATAGAAATTTTATGTGTAGTTGATATTTTAAATGAAGGAATTGATATACCAACGATAAATTTATTATTGTTTTTACGTCCGACAATGTCATCAACAATTTTTATTCAGCAAATTGGTAGAGGTCTTAGAAAGGCTAAAAATAAAGACTTTGTGACAATTATTGATTTTATTGGAAATCACAAAAAAGATTATTTATTAATAAATTATTTTTCGAGTGAAGTTGATAATAAAGATACTTTATTCACAAAAAAAGAAAAAATTATAAATGAAATTAAAAATCAATTTTCAAATATTCCAAAATCTTGTTATGTAGAGTTAGATAGAATTTGCCAAAATCGTATTATTGAAAAAATAGAAAAAATTAATTTTAGTTCAAAAAATATTTTAAAGGAAATGTATTTAGATTATAAAGCTGAAATTGGGAAATCTGAAGATGAGTTTTTACAAGTGAGAGATTTTGATACTCATATTGAGTTATTTCAGGAATTATGCTTAAAAATGCATTCATTTTATAACGCTCAATTACAATTTGAAGATTCTAAAGTTTTTAAAAAGGAAAATGAGAAAAATCCATTAAATAAAACTGAAATTGGATTTTTAGAATATTTAGAAAAGAAATTAACACTTGTTGAGCCGTTTACCTTTTTAATTATTGATTATTTGGCAACTGGAAAAGAATATATTAATAACAATGATTTATTAAACAAATATAAGGAGTTTTTTGATATCAAAGGAAATTTTGAAAAAAATTACCTTTTGAATAGGATATTTGAGGAATTGACGGAAGATGAGATTTTAGAAAAAACGCTTTATGGCTATAAATTTTCTAAAAAATATGAAAAATTATTTTCAAATGGAAAATTAAATGAAAAAAGTACTATAAAATCTAACCAAAAAGTAAATAAATCAAATTTTATAAATCGATTGAAACAATTAATTTATCTAGGTTTGAATGAATTTAAAAGAAATGATTTAGATGAATTTAACGAAAATATTCTCATTTCGTATAAAGAATATAAGCGAGTGGAATTACAAATATTACTTGATTCTAAGGTGCCAAAAGGTAGCTGGAGAGCCGGTTATGCAAATACTGATAAAGATATTTGCTTATTTGCGACAATTGATAAAACGCACATTTTTCAAGAGAATTTAAAGTATGACAATTCATTATTTGCAGATGATATTATTCAGTGGATAAGTCAACCAAAAACTTCTCATAATTCAAGCGTTGGACAAATGTTTATTCATCATAAAGAAAAAGGCTTCAAAGTTCATATTTTTATACGAAAATATGCTTTTATGAATGGAAATAAGACTAATCCTTTTATTTATCTAGGAAATGCACAATATTACAGCAGTCAAGGCGATAAACCAATGAAAATATTATGGGAATTGGATAAAAAGATTCCGCAAAAGTTGATTTATGAATTGTATAATTTTTAA
- a CDS encoding 3'-5' exonuclease — protein MNKIDRNIIFFDVETNGFQGSSVLSMSAIKVNYNSEKSEIEKERWTKLEEFNRFYFRNDGEELNEGAINVNGLTDDVILSERKNIIQSTGIEYPLTFKEDMDNFFMFCQDTNHFVAHNIKFDRSFIDFPLRNQFDTMLSNIDIVKVEGSSCGNYKWPKLMECANFYKIPFEESQLHGSYYDVLIMFRIFFKMMKNQTANSRIWDFLVKE, from the coding sequence ATGAACAAAATAGATAGAAATATAATATTTTTTGATGTTGAAACGAATGGGTTTCAAGGAAGTTCAGTCTTGTCAATGTCTGCGATAAAGGTTAATTATAATTCTGAGAAATCAGAAATAGAAAAAGAACGTTGGACAAAATTAGAAGAATTTAATAGATTTTATTTTAGAAACGACGGAGAAGAACTGAATGAAGGTGCTATTAATGTAAATGGTCTAACAGATGATGTTATCCTTAGCGAGAGAAAAAATATAATTCAAAGTACTGGTATTGAATATCCTTTAACTTTTAAGGAAGATATGGATAACTTTTTTATGTTTTGTCAGGATACAAATCATTTTGTAGCACATAATATTAAATTTGATAGAAGTTTTATAGATTTTCCACTACGAAATCAATTTGATACAATGCTTTCAAATATCGACATTGTTAAAGTTGAAGGTTCTTCTTGTGGAAATTATAAATGGCCAAAACTTATGGAATGTGCTAATTTTTATAAGATACCATTTGAGGAAAGCCAATTACATGGAAGTTATTATGATGTTTTAATAATGTTTAGAATATTTTTTAAGATGATGAAGAATCAGACTGCAAATAGTAGAATTTGGGATTTTTTAGTAAAAGAATAA
- the lepA gene encoding translation elongation factor 4 codes for MLDQKNKRNFSIIAHIDHGKSTIADRLLEMTGTVTQREMVDQLLDSMDLEREKGITIKAQAVTLNYKAKDGETYELNLIDTPGHVDFIYEVSRSLAACDGALLVVDAAQGIEAQTLANVYLALENDLEILPVINKIDLPSADPDKVKLEIEDVIGLPADDAVLVSGKTGFGIEDLLEAIIKFIPAPKGKVDNPLKALIFDSHYDDFRGVITYIRIIEGKISKGDKIKIMSTDKEFDVLEVGVFSPKMKEVKELSAGSVGYIITGIKSIKDTQVGDTITHVKNPTSTALEGYRPALSMVFAGVYPVSTDDYEDLREALEKLQLNDASLSYAPETSLALGFGFRCGFLGLLHMEIVVERLRREFNIDLISTAPSVQYHVTPEQGEMTVIDNPAEFPEGKKYIEEPYVKGTIIVPKDFVGNVMELCQEKRGTFINMNYLDDTRTMISYDLPLAEIVIDFYDKLKSRTKGYASFEYEMIGYKESDLVKVDILVSGNPVDAFSFIAHKDNAYYRGRAIVEKLKEVIPRQQFEIPLQAALGTKIIARETIKALRKNVLAKCYGGDITRKKKLLEKQKEGKKRMKAIGNVEIPQEAFLSVLKLND; via the coding sequence ATGTTAGATCAAAAAAATAAAAGGAATTTTTCGATAATTGCGCATATTGATCATGGAAAATCTACTATTGCGGATAGGTTACTGGAAATGACTGGGACTGTTACGCAAAGAGAAATGGTAGATCAGTTGCTTGATAGTATGGATTTAGAAAGAGAAAAAGGAATTACAATTAAGGCTCAAGCTGTTACTTTGAATTATAAAGCGAAAGATGGAGAAACTTATGAATTAAATTTAATTGATACTCCAGGACACGTTGACTTTATTTATGAGGTTTCTAGATCTCTTGCTGCTTGTGATGGGGCCTTGCTTGTTGTTGATGCGGCTCAAGGAATTGAAGCACAAACGTTGGCGAATGTTTATTTGGCGTTGGAAAACGATTTGGAAATATTGCCTGTAATAAATAAGATTGATTTACCTTCGGCTGATCCAGATAAGGTTAAATTAGAGATTGAAGATGTTATCGGGTTACCAGCTGATGATGCGGTTCTTGTTTCTGGAAAAACTGGATTTGGAATTGAGGATTTGCTAGAGGCGATTATTAAATTTATTCCAGCACCTAAAGGGAAAGTAGATAATCCTTTAAAAGCATTAATTTTTGATTCGCATTATGATGACTTTAGAGGGGTTATTACGTATATTAGAATTATAGAAGGTAAAATTTCTAAAGGAGATAAAATTAAAATAATGTCTACTGATAAGGAATTTGATGTATTGGAAGTTGGAGTTTTCTCACCTAAAATGAAAGAAGTGAAGGAATTATCAGCTGGTTCAGTTGGATATATTATTACTGGTATTAAATCAATTAAAGATACACAAGTTGGAGATACAATTACTCATGTAAAAAATCCTACAAGTACGGCACTTGAGGGATATCGTCCAGCATTAAGTATGGTTTTTGCTGGAGTTTATCCAGTTTCTACTGATGATTATGAAGATTTGAGAGAAGCGTTGGAAAAATTGCAATTAAATGATGCGTCGTTATCTTATGCACCTGAAACATCACTTGCATTGGGATTTGGATTTAGATGTGGATTTTTAGGACTTTTGCATATGGAAATAGTTGTAGAGAGACTACGTCGTGAATTTAATATTGATTTGATCTCAACAGCACCGTCAGTTCAATATCACGTGACGCCTGAGCAAGGAGAAATGACAGTAATTGATAATCCAGCAGAATTTCCAGAAGGTAAAAAATATATTGAGGAACCATATGTAAAAGGGACGATTATTGTTCCAAAAGATTTTGTTGGTAATGTTATGGAACTCTGTCAAGAAAAGAGAGGTACGTTTATAAACATGAATTATCTTGATGATACTCGTACAATGATTAGTTATGATTTGCCTCTTGCAGAAATTGTAATTGATTTTTATGATAAATTGAAATCACGTACGAAAGGGTATGCTTCATTTGAATATGAAATGATTGGTTATAAAGAATCGGACTTGGTAAAAGTGGATATTTTAGTTAGTGGAAATCCTGTAGATGCTTTTTCTTTTATTGCTCATAAGGATAATGCTTATTATAGAGGAAGAGCCATTGTTGAGAAATTGAAAGAGGTTATTCCTAGACAACAATTTGAAATACCGTTACAAGCTGCACTTGGTACGAAAATTATTGCGAGAGAGACAATTAAAGCTCTTAGAAAAAATGTGCTTGCTAAATGTTATGGTGGAGATATTACACGTAAGAAAAAATTATTAGAAAAACAAAAAGAAGGTAAAAAACGTATGAAAGCAATAGGAAATGTTGAAATTCCTCAAGAAGCATTCTTATCAGTTTTAAAATTAAATGACTAA